In Heliomicrobium undosum, the following are encoded in one genomic region:
- the thiE gene encoding thiamine phosphate synthase, with protein MSLDGLWTGRSALNMGRYGLFRRSLRGAAPLAWPPVLVTHRRLCPSDKGLLDVIAGAIEGGIGAVILREKDLTGKELLDLAQRALALTRPAGASLIVNGNPAVAVAAGADGVHLGAEDLPPAKVRSIIGPGMLLGRSIHSPEEAQALAESGEAAVLDYFLFGNVFETACKPGKAAAGLDALSESVRRSPVPVIAIGGITADKAPLIGQSGAAGVAIMSAIMTAADPVAAARAITVSVAKAAAGVVAGAVASVAESGDDSGILYGIIGREQAPDEATLAAMADGAYAGGCDIIQLREKNMPTGEFLRRAQILRERASRWGKLFIVNDRIDIALAAGADGVHLGAEDLPPEVARQMWPKGIIGVTVRNLAQAQAAVAAGADYVGAGPVYPTTSKKLDAQPLGFAGLQAICDAIDIPVVAIGGLNAGRMDGIGKTGCRGVAVISALFQSSDATGHPDRGQDHAAPCRLTAPQAHEMSDRPDAREASVRSVVEEAARRLKALL; from the coding sequence ACCGCTGGCGTGGCCGCCGGTGTTGGTGACCCATCGCAGGCTCTGCCCAAGCGATAAAGGCCTGCTCGACGTCATCGCCGGGGCGATTGAGGGCGGTATTGGGGCAGTCATCCTGCGGGAAAAAGACCTGACAGGCAAGGAACTGCTGGATCTGGCGCAGCGTGCGCTGGCGTTGACACGGCCGGCCGGGGCGTCGCTGATCGTCAACGGCAATCCAGCCGTCGCCGTCGCGGCGGGGGCTGACGGCGTTCATCTCGGCGCCGAAGACCTGCCGCCCGCCAAGGTCCGCTCGATTATCGGTCCCGGCATGTTGTTGGGCCGTTCCATCCATTCGCCTGAAGAAGCGCAGGCGCTGGCGGAATCGGGCGAAGCGGCGGTCCTGGATTATTTTCTCTTTGGGAATGTCTTTGAAACGGCTTGCAAGCCGGGCAAGGCAGCAGCGGGACTTGACGCGTTGAGCGAAAGCGTTCGTCGCTCTCCCGTCCCGGTGATCGCCATCGGCGGGATCACGGCCGATAAGGCGCCCCTGATCGGTCAATCAGGCGCCGCCGGGGTGGCCATCATGTCAGCGATCATGACGGCCGCCGACCCGGTTGCCGCCGCGAGGGCCATCACCGTCTCCGTTGCCAAGGCTGCTGCTGGAGTTGTTGCAGGGGCCGTTGCCAGCGTAGCCGAATCCGGGGACGATTCCGGGATCCTCTACGGCATCATCGGCCGGGAGCAGGCGCCTGATGAGGCAACGCTGGCGGCCATGGCCGATGGTGCTTACGCCGGCGGTTGTGATATCATCCAGTTGCGAGAGAAAAACATGCCGACGGGCGAATTTTTGCGCCGCGCCCAAATCCTGCGGGAGAGGGCTTCCCGCTGGGGGAAACTGTTCATTGTCAATGATCGCATCGATATCGCCCTCGCCGCCGGCGCTGACGGCGTTCACCTGGGGGCCGAAGATCTCCCGCCTGAGGTAGCCCGCCAGATGTGGCCAAAAGGGATCATCGGCGTCACCGTCCGCAATCTTGCCCAGGCGCAGGCTGCCGTTGCTGCAGGGGCCGATTACGTCGGGGCTGGTCCGGTTTATCCGACGACATCAAAAAAACTGGACGCTCAGCCGCTGGGTTTCGCAGGCCTGCAGGCGATTTGCGATGCCATCGATATTCCTGTCGTGGCCATCGGCGGCCTGAATGCCGGCAGGATGGACGGGATCGGGAAGACCGGCTGCAGGGGTGTGGCCGTCATCTCGGCGCTGTTTCAGTCCAGCGATGCAACCGGTCATCCAGATAGGGGACAAGACCATGCCGCGCCATGCAGGCTGACCGCTCCGCAAGCACACGAAATGAGCGATAGGCCTGACGCCCGTGAAGCGTCTGTCCGATCAGTTGTCGAAGAGGCAGCCAGGCGACTGAAGGCCCTGCTTTAA